One Carassius auratus strain Wakin chromosome 4, ASM336829v1, whole genome shotgun sequence DNA segment encodes these proteins:
- the LOC113066010 gene encoding uncharacterized protein LOC113066010, whose amino-acid sequence MVYYCVCDGCKNSSRTGHRVHCFPKDKGIFRSWVQFVKIRRADFSASSVTAYSRICSAHFKEEDYHSGDAKMVALSLKSTRMAKLIPTAVPSVNANLSACPVPRSRDTVCRKRYIATMMTDTSQQETVDSVDTVESVDTGDQPLPSSTSDAVTQCYLKPPRWSRAVQVNLKPKMVSVGTQTSFSPQTSTPLASPEQTDDEDDDNASVVSDLSWVPEEPMHEEDLFEEEPPYACDPHHNGIDKFIVCQEELMDLFAICPACCERSDSSIVQQEGTFVKIKQVCASCGYHRFWQNQPMLHRNMPTCNLLLSGAIHFTGCLATQTLRMLTLFGLQCISASSFFRHQRRYTIPVIVQAWQNDQAKNFSDLRAMDGGLVLAGDCRSDSPGHCAKYGSYSLIEDRVNKVVDVQLVQSSEVPNSSWCELELLKRSVDLLRGKDLHLATLITDRHRQVAKWVREELSPEGTRHYFDVWHIAKSLGKALDAASKECDQLQLWRPAIVNHLYWTAASTPDGNPAVMEAKRRSLVNHIQDIHDHDTPAFSSCAHGPLDGDQRNKEWLDPGSLAAVKLENIIMRTALLKDVRQLSPQHQTFSLEAYHSLILHFAPKHTGFSYLGMYSRLLLAALHYNHNANRETARRSDGTEKYCVRYPRFRKDAHVVLPIKEAASYGKQCHAVLSYFEMVHETSVISGNDLYTVLLLLCLQVMQHH is encoded by the exons ATGGTTTATTACTGTGTTTGTGACGGGTGCAAGAACTCCAGCAGAACTGGACATAGGGTCCATTGTTTCCCCAAGGACAAAGGGATCTTCCGAAGCTGGGTGCAATTTGTCAAGATTAGGCGGGCAGATTTTTCAGCTAGCTCTGTCACCGCCTACTCGAGAATATGCAGCGCGCATTTCAAGGAGGAGGATTACCACTCAGGGGATGCCAAGATGGTCGCACTTTCTTTAAAAAGTACGAGGATGGCTAAGTTAATTCCTACAGCCGTGCCGTCTGTGAATGCAAACCTCTCTGCTTGTCCTGTCCCGAGGTCGAGAGACACCGTCTGCCGCAAGCGATATATTGCCACG ATGATGACAGATACCTCACAGCAGGAGACCGTGGACAGTGTAGACACTGTGGAGAGTGTCGATACTGGGGATCAGCCCTTGCCCTCCTCCACTTCTGATGCTGTGACACAGTGTTATTTGAAGCCCCCCCGATGGTCTCGCG CTGTGCAGGTTAACCTGAAGCCCAAGATGGTCAGCGTGGGCACACAGACGTCTTTCAGCCCACAAACCTCCACTCCCCTCGCTAGTCCTGAACAgacagatgatgaagatgatgataatgCCTCTGTCGTTAGTGACTTATCGTGGGTGCCCGAAGAGCCGATGCATGAGGAGGACTTGTTTGAGGAGGAGCCACCTTACGCGTGTGACCCCCACCACAA tggcATTGACAAATTCATTGTTTGCCAAGAGGAGCTGATGGACCTTTTTGCCATCTGTCCGGCCTGTTGTGAGAGGTCAGATAGTAGCATCGTGCAGCAGGAAGGAACTTTTGTTAAGATCAAGCAG GTCTGTGCATCATGTGGCTACCACCGTTTCTGGCAAAACCAACCAATGCTCCACAGGAACATGCCGACCTGCAACCTCCTGTTAAGTGGGGCCATTCATTTCACTGGATGTTTGGCCACCCAGACATTAAGAATGTTGACTCTGTTTGGCCTGCAGTGCATCAGTGCGAGCAGTTTCTTTCGCCATCAGCGCCGCTACACTATCCCTGTAATCGTTCAGGCCTGGCAAAACGATCAAGCAAAGAATTTTAGTGACCTACGGGCAATGGATGGTGGGCTAGTTCTTGCTGGTGACTGCAG GTCAGATTCTCCTGGGCACTGCGCGAAGTATGGATCCTACTCTCTGATAGAGGACAGAGTGAACAAGGTGGTGGATGTTCAGCTTGTTCAG AGCTCAGAGGTCCCCAACAGCTCATGGTGTGAGCTTGAATTGCTCAAGCGCAGTGTTGACCTGCTGAGGGGAAAGGACCTGCATTTGGCAACGCTGATCACGGACCGTCATCGCCag GTTGCCAAATGGGTGAGAGAGGAGCTGAGCCCTGAAGGGACACGGCATTATTTTGATGTGTGGCACATTGCCAAAA GTCTGGGGAAGGCATTGGATGCAGCTTCAAAAGAGTGTGACCAACTACAGTTGTGGAGGCCTGCTATAGTGAATCACCTCTATTGGACTGCAGCCTCAACCCCAGATGGCAACCCAGCGGTCATGGAGGCCAAACGGAGAAGTTTAGTCAACCACATCCAGGACATTCATGACCATGACACCCCTGCCTTCTCCAGTTGTGCCCATGGCCCTCTAGACGGGGATCAGCGCAACAAAGAGTGGTTGGACCCAG GCTCATTGGCAGCAGTAAAGTTGGAGAACATAATCATGAGGACTGCCTTACTGAAAGATGTTCGACAGCTGTCTCCACAGCACCAGACCTTCTCCCTTGAGGCTTACCACTCCCTCATCTTGCACTTCGCGCCCAAGCACACAGGGTTTTCATACCTTGGGATGTATAGCAG GCTTCTCTTAGCGGCACTGCATTATAATCACAATGCCAACCGCGAGACAGCACGGAGAAGTGATGGGACGGAGAAGTACTGCGTGCGGTATCCGCGCTTCAGAAAAGATGCCCATGTGGTGCTTCCCATCAAAGAGGCAGCCTCATACGGTAAGCAGTGTCATGCAGTTCTATCATATTTTGAGATGGTGCACGAGACATCTGTGATCAGTGGCAATGATctttatacagttttattattattatgtctgcAGGTTATGCAACATCATTAA